The DNA sequence CATAGTGACGGCCAAAAACAACATTTTTTTCTGCTGTAGAATCAAATAGATAAATTGATTGTGGAATATATCCTATCCGGCTGCGCCATGAGAGTAGATTTTCTTCGCTGAGGTGTTTGTCGTCAATGAAAATATCACCTGAATATGATGTATACATACCGATAATAATATCTGCGAGGGTACTTTTCCCAGCGCCGCTTTCACCTATAAGAGCAATCTTTTCACCTTTTTTAATATTCAGGGAAATGTTTTCGAGTACAGGTTCGTCAGTGTATCCGAAAGTAAGGTTTTTTATATTAATATCGTTTTTAAAATTGAGAGGTTCACTGCCGAGGTCCTGAGTATCTATATTGTAATCTTCATATAAGAGATCAAGTGTTTTTGTATAGTATACCATGTTGTTGTAACTACTCAAAATTCTGTTAACAGACGGAAGTAATCGATACATAGCCAGCGCAAATAAAGAGATTAACGGGATAATGGAGGTGATATTCTCTCCGTCTACAATGGCATAAATTAAGGCTGCGATTAGCATTGAAAAACCGACACTTTCCAGTGAAAGGCGTGGTACAGTATTGTAGGTACTGTTCAGAACCAAAGCGTTTATATAACCCTGTCCTGATTTGTTCAGTGCTTCTACTGCAGTTTTTTCTCCTGCAAGAAGTTTAATAAATTTAAGATTTCCTAGTGTCTCGCTGATTGTTCGATAGTAAATCTCTTGATAGTGATTGCGTTTAAGACCTTCTTTCTTAATAAGAGAAGAGACTATCTTTACCAAAAAAAGGACCATGACTCCCAGAAAAGCTGTAATAACAAGAGTTACCTTGTAGTTAACAACGAGCAGAGCTATATAAAGAAAAGATGATACAAAAACTTCAGATAGCAGCAGTAATAAAGAGTAGAAGAAACTGGCTGCATAACTTGTTTCTGAAATAAGTTTTTTGGAAAGATCAGAACTGTTTCTGGTTGTCATGTCCTGATATTTGATATGAACATAGTTGCTGAATAAACGTGTGGCCAGTGATAGAAAGATTTCCTGAGAAAACTTTTGTATGAGGTAAATAAAGCTAAGGTTGAATATTCCCCGTGCAATATAAAAGCCGATGAGTAAAAAACCAAAGGTTAGTACAAATGATTTGATATCAGTAAAGCTGAGTAGGTTGTATGCAAAATGGTAATATTCGTTTGTAGTTACCAATGAGAAATCATTGGCAACTGAAATGAAAGGAAGAATTGCAGATATTCCTACTGTTTCTATCCCGGAGATCAGAATAGAGAGAAAGACCAGTCCCAACATTTTTCTTTTCTGGGCTTTGGTAATCAGTGCTTTGATCTTCGTGATCATGATGGCTTATTTGTCCTTTAGCTTTTGTATATTCTAATCTTCAATTTCATAAGTATTTACATACCAATCGACTGTCTTTTTAAGGCCTTCTTCAAGTGGCACTTCAGGTTCGTATTTCAGTACTGATTTTGATTTGCTGATATCGGAAAGGCGATCTTTTACAGCGTCCCAATTTCTTCTTTCTTTGAATACTATTTCCGATGAAGATCCGGTAAATTCAATAATCATTTTTGCCAGATCAACAATTTGAGTCGGCTTACCTGTTCCGCCGTTGAAAATGTCTCCGTCAACAACATCTGAAAGAGCCGCGAGGGTCAGTATCTGGGCGGTATTGCCTACAAATGTAAAATCACGGGTTTCAGTACCGTCTCCGGTAATAAAAAGGGGCTCACCTTTTATGGCCCGTACAATAAAATTAGGGATTACGTTACGGTACGCCCCATGTGGCTCATAGGGTCCATAAGTGTTGAAAACTCTGATCGATACAGATGGTATTGCATACATCGATGCGTAATATTTTACATACAGTTCAGCAGTATACTTGTTGATCGCATATGGAGTTTCATATGGATAAATAAAATCATCCTCACTCATGAGTTCGGCATTTCCGTAAACACATGATGAAGAAGTATAGACAAATTTTTTAAGTTCAGTATTTTCTTTGCAGATTTCAAGTAGATTCATGGTCCCGATGATATTGGCCTGAACATCATTAAAGGGGTGCTCTACTGAGTTCTGGTTAGCAAAATGTGCAGCCAGATGGAATACGTA is a window from the Maridesulfovibrio zosterae DSM 11974 genome containing:
- a CDS encoding ABC transporter ATP-binding protein, producing the protein MITKIKALITKAQKRKMLGLVFLSILISGIETVGISAILPFISVANDFSLVTTNEYYHFAYNLLSFTDIKSFVLTFGFLLIGFYIARGIFNLSFIYLIQKFSQEIFLSLATRLFSNYVHIKYQDMTTRNSSDLSKKLISETSYAASFFYSLLLLLSEVFVSSFLYIALLVVNYKVTLVITAFLGVMVLFLVKIVSSLIKKEGLKRNHYQEIYYRTISETLGNLKFIKLLAGEKTAVEALNKSGQGYINALVLNSTYNTVPRLSLESVGFSMLIAALIYAIVDGENITSIIPLISLFALAMYRLLPSVNRILSSYNNMVYYTKTLDLLYEDYNIDTQDLGSEPLNFKNDINIKNLTFGYTDEPVLENISLNIKKGEKIALIGESGAGKSTLADIIIGMYTSYSGDIFIDDKHLSEENLLSWRSRIGYIPQSIYLFDSTAEKNVVFGRHYDQEKAQESLEKAEIMSFLDTQKGLDTMVGENGMQLSGGQKQRIGIARAIYGNPDVYILDEATSALDKNTESKIMDQIFEVSQGKTLIIIAHRLSTIQRCDKVYRIENKGLSQIDMANIEENSLKDLEKKEQETAECESV
- a CDS encoding NAD-dependent epimerase/dehydratase family protein yields the protein MNNAKILVTGGAGAIGLNFIERMLKAGAGKIMVIDNLSSGYKNYLPDDGRIIFVKADIGEIDSYRKEMEQFKPDYVFHLAAHFANQNSVEHPFNDVQANIIGTMNLLEICKENTELKKFVYTSSSCVYGNAELMSEDDFIYPYETPYAINKYTAELYVKYYASMYAIPSVSIRVFNTYGPYEPHGAYRNVIPNFIVRAIKGEPLFITGDGTETRDFTFVGNTAQILTLAALSDVVDGDIFNGGTGKPTQIVDLAKMIIEFTGSSSEIVFKERRNWDAVKDRLSDISKSKSVLKYEPEVPLEEGLKKTVDWYVNTYEIED